The Primulina eburnea isolate SZY01 chromosome 8, ASM2296580v1, whole genome shotgun sequence genome contains a region encoding:
- the LOC140839260 gene encoding uncharacterized protein: MFKSPRDPREAKLLVRLECGVLMVMFVVQFGVIILTCAMHRCWVREYEGLEAERDAMETKRRQRIARVQEESTAEAARISELKGKEIDDKMKNKYGQEMKTDLEGN; the protein is encoded by the coding sequence ATGTTTAAATCTCCAAGAGACCCCCGAGAGGCTAAGCTTTTGGTGAGGCTGGAATGTGGGGTTCTGATGGTTATGTTTGTGGTGCAATTTGGAGTCATAATACTAACTTGTGCAATGCATAGATGTTGGGTTAGGGAGTACGAAGGTTTAGAGGCCGAGAGAGACGCAATGGAGACGAAGCGAAGACAGAGAATTGCTAGAGTTCAAGAGGAATCCACGGCAGAAGCAGCAAGGATTTCTGAATTGAAAGGTAAGGAGATAGATGACAAGATGAAGAATAAGTACGGACAAGAGATGAAAACTGATCTTGAAGGGAACTAA
- the LOC140837960 gene encoding uncharacterized protein produces MSSTGIATYEDFVEVHGVLLAASGLAQPLHRKLFQKLAAETFDGCCYFQVEPVEDRRQRRLLLTAESMIEESDVFLVDHAWTFRLSDAYKQLQEIPGLAERMAAVMCVDTDLNSEEASESNDVRQSATDIIEREFLKARSRDGRFHTSFPRFTNDS; encoded by the exons ATGTCGTCCACCGGAATTGCCACTTATGAAGACTTCGTTGAGGTTCACGGCGTCCTTCTGGCGGCATCAGGTCTCGCGCAGCCACTTCACAGGAAGCTCTTCCAGAAGCTAGCGGCTGAGACTTTCGATGGCTGTTGTTATTTCCAGGTGGAGCCGGTGGAAGACAGAAGGCAGAGGAGGCTTTTACTTACGGCGGAGTCCATGATCGAAGAATCGGATGTCTTTCTAGTCGACCATGCTTGGACTTTTCGTCTTTCTGATGCTTACAAGCAG TTGCAGGAGATTCCGGGTCTGGCAGAGAGGATGGCTGCAGTGATGTGCGTGGATACTGATTTGAACTCGGAGGAAGCATCAGAATCAAACGATGTCAGGCAAAGTGCAACGGACATTATCGAGAGAGAATTTCTCAAAGCCAGATCTCGAGATGGACGATTCCACACTAGTTTCCCTCGATTTACCAATGATTCATGA